The following proteins are encoded in a genomic region of Sesamum indicum cultivar Zhongzhi No. 13 linkage group LG8, S_indicum_v1.0, whole genome shotgun sequence:
- the LOC105167379 gene encoding external alternative NAD(P)H-ubiquinone oxidoreductase B4, mitochondrial: MSGYRYYQKASKAYYSHPHLSKLLVVFTLSGGGGLLAVSDNSPLSAAYADAGQRDITKKKVVVLGTGWAGTSFLKSLTHPSYEVQVVSPRNYFAFTPLLPSVTNGTVEARSIVEPIRNIVRKKKFDAQFREAECYKIDTQNKKVHCRSQKTNLGGVEEFTVDYDYLVIAMGARSNTFNTPGVLEHAHFLKEIEDAQRIRRTVIDCFERASLPSVSEDERKRILHFVVVGGGPTGVEFSAELHDFVNEDLAKLYPTLKKHVKITLLEASDHILNMFDKRITAFAEQKFHRDGINLKVGSMVTKVTATEISTKEIATGETVNTPYGMVVWSTGIGTRPVVMDFMKQIGQTNRRVLATDEWLRVEGSDCIYALGDCATINQRKVMEDISVIFNKADKNNTGRLKVDDFKEVINDICERYPQVEIHLKKRQLKDFVHLMKHSHGDDEFNIEKFKSSLSEVDSQMKNLPATAQVAAQQGTYLADCFNRMEICEKYPEGPLRFRGAGRHRFRPFRYKHFGQFAPLGGEQTAAQLPGDWISIGQSTQWLWYSVYASKLVSWRTRMLVISDWGRRFIFGRDSSRI; this comes from the exons TGGTGGTGGAGGGCTACTGGCTGTCTCGGACAACAGCCCGTTGAGCGCTGCATATGCTGATGCGGGTCAGAGGGATATAACGAAGAAGAAAGTGGTGGTTCTGGGAACCGGTTGGGCCGGTACCAGTTTCCTCAAAAGTTTGACGCATCCGTCGTACGAGGTTCAGGTGGTCTCTCCCAGAAACTACTTTGCTTTTACTCCTTTGCTGCCCAGCGTCACCAATGGCACCGTTGAAGCCCGTAGCATTGTCGAGCCCATTCGGAATATTGTCAGAAAG aaaaaatttgatgctCAGTTTAGGGAAGCTGAATGTTACAAGATCGATACGCAAAACAAGAAAGTACACTGCCGAAGCCAAAAAACCAATTTAGGCGGGGTTGAAGAGTTCACCGTCGATTATGATTATCTCGTCATAGCAATGGGTGCTCGTTCAAATACATTCAATACGCCTGGCGTCCTCGAGCATGCACACTTTCTCAAG GAAATAGAGGATGCACAGAGAATTCGGAGAACGGTAATCGACTGTTTCGAGAGGGCTAGTCTGCCGAGCGTCAGCGAAGACGAAAGGAAGAGGATTCTGCATTTTGTCGTGGTGGGAGGTGGCCCGACCGGGGTGGAGTTTTCAGCAGAGCTTCACGACTTCGTCAACGAGGATTTAGCCAAACTCTATCCTACTCTCAAGAAACATGTCAAGATCACACTTCTTGAGGCCAGCGATCACATTTTGAACAT GTTTGACAAAAGGATCACAGCATTTGCTGAGCAGAAGTTCCATAGGGATGGCATTAACTTGAAAGTTGGATCAATGGTTACCAAGGTAACGGCAACTGAAATATCCACTAAGGAAATAGCCACTGGAGAGACGGTGAATACACCATATGGGATGGTGGTCTGGTCGACTGGGATTGGAACTCGGCCTGTTGTAATGGACTTCATGAAGCAAATTGGACAG ACAAATAGGCGAGTATTAGCAACTGATGAATGGCTACGAGTGGAAGGATCTGACTGCATTTACGCTCTAGGTGATTGCGCCACAATAAATCAACGTAAAGTCATG GAAGACATCTCGGTGATCTTCAACAAGGCAGATAAGAACAACACGGGGCGTCTCAAAGTCGACGATTTCAAGGAAGTCATCAACGACATCTGCGAAAGATATCCCCAAGTGGAGATCCACCTGAAGAAGAGGCAGCTTAAGGACTTTGTTCATCTCATGAAGCACTCACACGGGGACGACGAATTCAATATTGAGAAATTCAAGTCGTCGCTCTCTGAAGTGGATTCCCAGATGAAAAATCTCCCCGCAACAGCACAG GTGGCTGCTCAACAAGGCACTTATTTGGCCGACTGCTTCAACCGGATGGAGATCTGCGAGAAGTACCCTGAAGGCCCATTGAGGTTCCGAGGGGCAGGAAGGCATCGGTTCCGTCCATTCAG GTACAAGCACTTTGGGCAGTTTGCTCCGTTGGGTGGAGAACAAACTGCAGCTCAGCTTCCTGGAGACTGGATTTCAATAGGTCAGAGCACACAGTGGTTGTGGTACTCTGTCTACGCCAG CAAGCTGGTCAGCTGGCGTACGAGGATGCTGGTGATCTCGGATTGGGGGAGACGTTTCATATTTGGAAGGGACTCGAGTCGAATTTGA